The following is a genomic window from Chania multitudinisentens RB-25.
CCGAGGTGCGATCGGTCGGGCCTGCGGCGTTGGTGTGGTTATAGACCACATCCATGATGACGTTCATCCCCAACTGCTGCTTGATGGTTTGCACCATGGTGCGGAATTCTTTGATACGCAGCGTCCCTTCTGGGTCGGTAGCATAGGAGCCTTCCGGCACGGTGTAGTGGAAAGGATCGTAACCCCAATTATAGGAATCGGTTTGTGCTACATAGCCGTTCAATTCGTGTACTTGTGGATTGTCCTGGCTGTCATCCAATTTCAGTTCGTTAAGCACCTCGCCAATGGTGGCCGAACTGCTGCAATAACCCGCAAAGCGGCTTTGTTTGACGGCGTTGTTCAACTCGCACAGGCGGCTGAAAGGCTGCGGTAAATCGGCCACTTTGTCGGCGAATTCACTGACCGTCGCCAAATCGAATACCGGCAACAGTTCAATGTGCGTCACTCCTGACTGAGCCAGCTGCTTCAGGTGTTGCACCATGTTGCTGTCAGCGGCGGTCAATGCCAGATATTTACCGCGTACGGCTTCCGGCACCGTTTGATCCCAGGCGGAAAGATCGCGGATATGGGATTCATGGATCACCATACGAGCAAGATCGGCCTGAGTGGCCTGCGGATGCGGCATGGTCAGGCCGTCCCAGCCTGCGGGTTTTAATGCGCTGTCATTGAGATCCACCACCTGGCTGTATTCGGAATTGGTGGCGAGGCTGTGGGAATAGGGATCGGTAACCTCATACTGTTCCACTTTGCGTGATTGCGGATGGTAGACCTTGAGGGCGTAACGATAGAAAGCTCCGTTGAGATCGCTGCCGCCTTGATAGGACCAGGCTCCTGAATCGGCATCTCGCGTCATTGGGTGGCTACCCAGGACTTTTTTGTCTGCGCCGTAGAGCACAAGTTCAACCTGTTGGGCAGTGGGTGCCCAAAGGCGGAAAGTGATACCGGAGCCGGTGATTAAAGCGCCGTATTCCAGTTTTTCGGCGGCAGCAGAGAAGCGGTCGTCCAGTACGCCAGCGGTTTGTATCTGGGTGGCCGAACTTAAAATACCCTCCTGATTGGTGGCAAGGGCAACGGTTTCCCCCGTCAGCAGCGTATCCACGTTGGCATCATCAGGGAGTTTAAAAGCGGCATAATCGGCAAGATGTGGGAAACGATCGCGGGTTTCCTGGCTGAGGCTGGTCGGCGTCAGGGTGAGATAATGATCGGTAAATCTCCCTTCGCTGTTGGCCGCGATCTTGCCGCTGTGGTTGTAATAAAGGCGCACAATGGGTTTCCCTTCTCCGGCAGGCCAGAGGAGCGTTTGTTTATCTACCCAGTGTGCTTCTGCCAGTGCCACCCCGAAGGCGGCCTGGAAAGCTTCGGCGCGAGTATCGTACAACGCGCTGCTGCCCGCGAGTACTGATACGGTGCGATCGGGGAAGTCACTGAACGACAAGCGCATATCCGCATCAATCAACTTATTGGTGCCATCGCGCAGAATGAAGTTGATACAGCCGGTCATTTTGTTCAATGGCAGTATCCAGTAAGGGCCATAGCTGTCGCTGCCTGCGGGTGTTGTACTGGTGTCATTCCAGTCACTGGACGTTTTTTCCAGTGAGTCGCAGTTATCGTTATTCCACAAGAACAGATTTTTGCTGCTGTAATCAGCGCTAGCTCGGCGAGTGACCCCGGCAATATCAACCAGGTGAATCACTGCCTGGAGCTCACCTGCGGTGATGGCTTCACTGGGGATGGCAATATCAGGTAAACGTGCAACAGGTTCCAGATTATTTGGCGTGTTAGAGTTAGTATCAGAAGAATTATTGTTATCACAGCCGCTCAGTAAGATGAGCGAGCCAAACAGTAGGGCATTACGGGTATGTTTCAGCATTCTAAATTCCCTATCAAACAAACGTAATAGAAAGTAAGAAATGGTATTTATATGTAAATCTATGACATTAGATATTGCAGACCGAGGCGGAGCATCATCCTGGCAGAGAAGGAAATGGGGCGTAGGAAGCAGGAGGAACAGACATTGAGCGGGGATGACGAATAAAATAGCCCCCAAGGTTTAAGAAAAAGAAATTGCTATCAAAACAGAAAGATGAATAATCCGTTCGGTGGTTTATAGTTTTAGTTATTATTCTTTCCGTCACACAATCAGGTATACAGTGGTGAGTAGTGAACATCATTTAGCAGCCTGGGGTTGAAAAGAGCGGCTCTGAACAAGATTTCAGGCAGGGCAACCGTGGCGGTATCGGCAAGCTGGTGACTCACATGCATAGGGAAACTGGCACAAGGAAGGCATAGGATGCGATTTTCTGCAATGATTCTGTCGATCAAAGAGGTAACGTTTAGGCTGCTCACGCCGCGCTGGGTGTTGTGTGCCATTATGCTATTGATTTGCAATCAATTGGCACTATCAACATGGCGCCTTTGGCTACCGTCTGAAATTCCGACGCTCGATTCAGCACAAGCTATGTTGCCGCAAACCCCATCTGCCCGCCCTGAGACGGCAGGAAACTATCGTTTTACCCTGTTTGGCACCGCCGCTCCTGTTTCTAAAACTGTTACCACTGCGGCATCGGAGGCTTCTCTGCGTAATGCGCCGTTATCCGCGCTAAAAATCAACCTGACCGGTATTGTTGCCAGCCCCACGCCAGCCCATTCCATCGCCATTATCGGCAAAGACAGCCAGCAATTCAGCCTCGGTATCGGTGATAGCACGCCGGGTTACGATGCAAAAATTGCGGCTATTTTTGCCGATCGTGTCGTGATTGCTTATGAAGGGCGGCATGAATCCTTGCTTCTGTTTAACGACGCGCCAGCGGCGGCCAGCGGTGAAAAGGTGCAATCAACTGCGCAGATCAAAGAGCAGCTACAGATGCAGCCGGAAACCATTCTTAACTATCTGAACATTTCCCCCGTGATGGCAGACAACAAACTGACCGGCTATCGCCTGAATCCAGGTGCTCAAGGGGAGTTGTTCCAGCGGGTTGGGTTGAAGGAAAACGACTTGGCAGTGGCGCTGAATGGGCTGGATCTGCGCGATGCGCAACAGGCCCAGCAGGCACTGAAACAGTTGCCGGAACTCAGGGAACTGAGCCTTACCGTTGAACGTGACGGTCAATTGCAGGATATTTACGTTGCTCTTGGAGATAATTAATTGTTTAGTAAAGGAATAATCGGGGGCTTGCGCATTTTGGTATTGGCCGTTGCACTATCGGGTGCTCAGTCAGGCTGGAGTGCCGAGTTTTCTGCCAGCTTCAAGGGAACGGATATTCAGGAATTTATTAATACCGTCAGTAAAAATCTGAATAAGACCGTCATTATTGATCCCTCCGTGCGTGGCACCATCACCGTGCGCAGTTACGATACGTTGAACGAAGAGCAGTATTATCAGTTTTTCCTCAGTGTGCTGGATGTGTATGGTTTTGCCGTGGTGGACATGCAGAACGGCGTGCTGAAAGTAGTGCGTTCAAAAGATGCCAAAACGGCGGCGGTGCCGGTAGCGAACGATGCGGAACCGGGGCAGGGGGATGAAGTAGTGACCCGTGTGGTGCCGGTCAACAACGTGGCGGCCAGAGATCTGGCACCGCTGTTGCGCCAGCTTAACGACAATGCCGGGGCGGGCAGCGTGGTGCATTATGAGCCTTCCAACGTGCTATTGATGACCGGGCGGGCGGCGGTGATCAAACGTCTGATGTCGATTGTTGAACGGGTCGACAAAGTGGGCGATCGCAGTGTGGTAACGGTGCCTCTTTCCTATGCTTCGGCTGCCGAAGTGGTAAAACTGGTCACTGAATTAACCAAAGATGCGGGCAAATCGGCGATGCCTAGCCTGATGATGGCTAACCTGGTGGCGGATGAACGCACCAATTCGGTGCTGGTCAGCGGTGAACCTAATTCCCGTCAGCGGATTATCGCCATGATCAAGCAGTTGGATCGCGAACAGGCGGTGCAAGGCAATACCAAAGTCATCTACCTGAAATACGCGAAAGCCACCGATTTGGTAGAAGTGCTGACCGGCGTCAGCGCCAGTATTCAGAGCGAGAAACAGGAAGCCAAACCGGCGGTAGCGCTGCATAAAGACATCACGATTAAAGCTCATGAGCAGACCAATGCGTTGATCTTAACGGGCGCACCGGATGTCATGCGCGATCTGGAAAAGGTGATTGCTCAGTTGGATATTCGGCGTGCGCAGGTGCTGGTAGAGGCCATTATCGCCGAAGTTCAGGATGCCGATGGCCTCAATCTGGGAATTCAGTGGGCCAACAAACATGCCGGAGTGACACAGTTTACCAACACCGGCCTGCCGATCACTACGGCCATCGCTGGGGTTAATCAATATAACCAAGATGGCACCATCAACAGTAGTTTGGCCAGCGCGCTGAACAGTTTCAACGGCATTGCCGCAGGCTTTTATCAAGGCAACTGGGCAATGTTGCTGACCGCGCTCTCCAGCAGCAGCAAGAACGATATTCTGGCAACGCCAAGTATTGTCACGCTGGATAACATGGAAGCTACCTTCAACGTTGGGCAAGAAGTGCCGGTGCTTTCAGGCTCACGTACCACGTCTGGCGATAATATTTTCAATACGGTGGAGCGCAAGACCGTTGGTATCAAACTGAAGGTCAAACCGCAGATTAACGAAGGGGATTCGGTGTTGCTGGAGATTGAGCAAGAGGTTTCCAGCGTGGCGGATTCGGCTTCCAGCAGCAGTAGCAATCTGGGTGCCACTTTCAATACTCGCACGGTTAACAATGCGGTATTGGTAGGCAGTGGCGAAACCGTGGTGGTGGGGGGCTTGCTGGATAAAACGGTACGCGACAGTACCGATAAAGTGCCGCTGCTGGGGGATATCCCGGTGTTGGGGTATTTATTCCGCTCCAATAGCCAACAGGTTTCCAAGCGCAACCTGATGCTGTTTATCCGCCCATCGATCATCCGCGATCGCGACGAATATCGCCGTGCTTCATCTGATAAATATCAAGCGTTTAACCAAGAACAAGAGCAACTGCGCGGTAAAGAAACTCGTAGCCTGACCTTAAGTAATGATGTGCTGAAATTGCCGGCGGATCAGAATGGAACCGCTTTCCGCCAGGTCAATGCGGCGATCAGCGCGTTCTATCAACGGGGAGTGCAATGATCAGCGCCCCAACGGAGAGCGGCGAAGCACGTCCTCAGTTGCCTTTTGCCTATGCGCGCGCGCAACGTATTCTGCTGCTGCGCGATCAAACCGGTTGCCAGGTATTCTGCGTGGCTGATACGGCGGCAACCGCTTTGCTGGAAGCGCGGCGGGTGGCAGGATGTAGCCTGACCGTTAACACACTGTCGGTAGATGAGTTTGAAAAGCAGCTGGTGATCAGCTATCAGCGTGACTCGGAAGAAGCGCGGCGGATGATGGCTGATATCGGCAATGAAATGGATTTCTATACGCTGGCCGAAGAACTGCCTGACAGCGATGATCTGCTGGACGCAGACGACGACGCGCCGATTATCCGCCTGATCAACGCCATGCTGACCGAGGCGATTAAAGACAAAGCGTCGGATATCCATATCGAAACCTATGAACGCCATTTGCAAATCCGTTTCCGGGTGGACGGCGTGCTGCGTGAAATCCTGCGGCCGCAGCGGCGCTTGGCGTCGTTGTTGATCTCGCGCATCAAGGTCATGGCGAAGCTGGATATTGCCGAAAAGCGTATCCCGCAGGATGGGCGTATGGCGTTGCGCATTGGCGGCAGAGCTATTGACGTGCGCGTCTCAACTCTGCCCTCCAACTATGGCGAGCGGATTGTGCTGCGTTTGCTGGATAAAAACAGCGTCAATCTGGATCTCGCCACGCTGGGAATGTCGCCGCAAAACCAACGGCAAATCGATGAACTGATCCAGCGCCCACACGGCATTATTCTGGTGACAGGCCCGACTGGTTCGGGCAAAAGTACCACGCTGTACGCTGCGTTGAGCCGGTTGAATGCCAGCGAACGCAACATCATGACGGTCGAAGATCCTATTGAATATGAACTGGACGGTATCGGCCAGACGCAGGTGAATCCCAAAGTAGATATGACCTTTGCCCGTGGGCTGCGCGCTATTTTGCGCCAAGACCCGGATGTAGTGCTGGTGGGGGAGATCCGCGATGGGGAAACCGCCCAGATTGCGGTTCAGGCTTCCTTGACCGGCCACCTGGTACTTTCAACCTTGCATACCAACAGCGCGCTCGGCGCGTTATCGCGCCTGCAAGATATGGGCATCGAACCTTTTCTGTTATCAACCTCATTGCTGGCAGTGCTGGCACAGCGGCTGGTGCGCACGTTATGCCCTGACTGCCGTCAACCCTATGCAGCCGATCAGGAACTGGCCCGGCAGATGGCGATTTCGCCGGGAACCCCGCTCTGGCAGCCGAAAGGGTGCCAGAAATGCGGCTATACCGGTTATCGCGGGCGCACGGGTATCCATGAACTGTTGTTGATTGACGATCGGGTGCGCTTGGCGATCCACCAAGGGGAAAGTGA
Proteins encoded in this region:
- the pulA gene encoding pullulanase-type alpha-1,6-glucosidase; the protein is MLKHTRNALLFGSLILLSGCDNNNSSDTNSNTPNNLEPVARLPDIAIPSEAITAGELQAVIHLVDIAGVTRRASADYSSKNLFLWNNDNCDSLEKTSSDWNDTSTTPAGSDSYGPYWILPLNKMTGCINFILRDGTNKLIDADMRLSFSDFPDRTVSVLAGSSALYDTRAEAFQAAFGVALAEAHWVDKQTLLWPAGEGKPIVRLYYNHSGKIAANSEGRFTDHYLTLTPTSLSQETRDRFPHLADYAAFKLPDDANVDTLLTGETVALATNQEGILSSATQIQTAGVLDDRFSAAAEKLEYGALITGSGITFRLWAPTAQQVELVLYGADKKVLGSHPMTRDADSGAWSYQGGSDLNGAFYRYALKVYHPQSRKVEQYEVTDPYSHSLATNSEYSQVVDLNDSALKPAGWDGLTMPHPQATQADLARMVIHESHIRDLSAWDQTVPEAVRGKYLALTAADSNMVQHLKQLAQSGVTHIELLPVFDLATVSEFADKVADLPQPFSRLCELNNAVKQSRFAGYCSSSATIGEVLNELKLDDSQDNPQVHELNGYVAQTDSYNWGYDPFHYTVPEGSYATDPEGTLRIKEFRTMVQTIKQQLGMNVIMDVVYNHTNAAGPTDRTSVLDKIVPWYYQRLNESTGSVESATCCSDSAPEHRMFAKLIEDSLVVWSKDYKIDAFRFDLMGYHPKAQILAAREKVRAVNPDVYFFGEGWNSGQDDRFDIASQITLKGTGIGTFSDRLRDAVRGGGPFDSGDSLRQNQGVGNGAGVLSNELTTQSEDTVRHLADLTRLGMAGNLADFLLFDKDGNLKKGSEIDYNGAIGGYANDPTEVLNYVSKHDNQTLWDMISYKAAHEADLATRVRMQAVSLATTLLGQGLAFDQQGSELLRSKSFTRDSYDAGDWYNRVDYSYQDNNYNVGMPRASDDGDNYDVISSVKDAVATPGQSEIIQMTAFYQELTQLRHSSPLITLGSGSEVMKRVDFRNTGTAQQLGLLVMTIDDGTQAGNDLDPQADALVVVINAAPEARTFNDFAGENLSLSALQQALGADSLASGIDIAPDGSITIPAWSVALLVKPQGITQGAGLPVRSK
- the gspC gene encoding type II secretion system protein GspC, encoding MRFSAMILSIKEVTFRLLTPRWVLCAIMLLICNQLALSTWRLWLPSEIPTLDSAQAMLPQTPSARPETAGNYRFTLFGTAAPVSKTVTTAASEASLRNAPLSALKINLTGIVASPTPAHSIAIIGKDSQQFSLGIGDSTPGYDAKIAAIFADRVVIAYEGRHESLLLFNDAPAAASGEKVQSTAQIKEQLQMQPETILNYLNISPVMADNKLTGYRLNPGAQGELFQRVGLKENDLAVALNGLDLRDAQQAQQALKQLPELRELSLTVERDGQLQDIYVALGDN
- the gspD gene encoding type II secretion system secretin GspD — its product is MRILVLAVALSGAQSGWSAEFSASFKGTDIQEFINTVSKNLNKTVIIDPSVRGTITVRSYDTLNEEQYYQFFLSVLDVYGFAVVDMQNGVLKVVRSKDAKTAAVPVANDAEPGQGDEVVTRVVPVNNVAARDLAPLLRQLNDNAGAGSVVHYEPSNVLLMTGRAAVIKRLMSIVERVDKVGDRSVVTVPLSYASAAEVVKLVTELTKDAGKSAMPSLMMANLVADERTNSVLVSGEPNSRQRIIAMIKQLDREQAVQGNTKVIYLKYAKATDLVEVLTGVSASIQSEKQEAKPAVALHKDITIKAHEQTNALILTGAPDVMRDLEKVIAQLDIRRAQVLVEAIIAEVQDADGLNLGIQWANKHAGVTQFTNTGLPITTAIAGVNQYNQDGTINSSLASALNSFNGIAAGFYQGNWAMLLTALSSSSKNDILATPSIVTLDNMEATFNVGQEVPVLSGSRTTSGDNIFNTVERKTVGIKLKVKPQINEGDSVLLEIEQEVSSVADSASSSSSNLGATFNTRTVNNAVLVGSGETVVVGGLLDKTVRDSTDKVPLLGDIPVLGYLFRSNSQQVSKRNLMLFIRPSIIRDRDEYRRASSDKYQAFNQEQEQLRGKETRSLTLSNDVLKLPADQNGTAFRQVNAAISAFYQRGVQ
- the gspE gene encoding type II secretion system ATPase GspE; its protein translation is MISAPTESGEARPQLPFAYARAQRILLLRDQTGCQVFCVADTAATALLEARRVAGCSLTVNTLSVDEFEKQLVISYQRDSEEARRMMADIGNEMDFYTLAEELPDSDDLLDADDDAPIIRLINAMLTEAIKDKASDIHIETYERHLQIRFRVDGVLREILRPQRRLASLLISRIKVMAKLDIAEKRIPQDGRMALRIGGRAIDVRVSTLPSNYGERIVLRLLDKNSVNLDLATLGMSPQNQRQIDELIQRPHGIILVTGPTGSGKSTTLYAALSRLNASERNIMTVEDPIEYELDGIGQTQVNPKVDMTFARGLRAILRQDPDVVLVGEIRDGETAQIAVQASLTGHLVLSTLHTNSALGALSRLQDMGIEPFLLSTSLLAVLAQRLVRTLCPDCRQPYAADQELARQMAISPGTPLWQPKGCQKCGYTGYRGRTGIHELLLIDDRVRLAIHQGESELAIARQLRNEYTTLRLDGREKVLAGETSWEEVVRVTENHVQEEE